In Allorhizobium pseudoryzae, the genomic window GGTGCAGGATTGCCCGGCGTGAGGCTGTTCAGCCGTGCCGCCGGATGTTAGATCACCAGGATCGATCACTCACCCGGACACCATCACCATGCTTGAAGGATTATCCGCCTTTCCGCCGACGCCCACCGATGCCGAGGGAACCGTTCAGGCCGAGGCGCTGGCGCGCCTGATCGACCGTCTTGCCACCGCGGGCGTCGATTCGATCGGCCTGCTCGGCAGCACCGGCGGTTACGCCTTCCTGTCGCGTGAGGAGCGCCGACGGGCGGTAGAGATTGCGCGGGAGGCCGTGGCCGGCCGCACGCCGCTCATCGTCAGCGTGGGTGCCTTGCGCACGGATGCCGCCGAGGCGCTGGCACGCGATGCACAGCAGGCCGGCGCCGATGGTCTGCTTCTGGCGCCGGTCTCCTATACGCCGCTCAACGAGGAGGAAGTCTTTCAGCATTTTGTCGCCGTGGCGGGGGCAAGCGACCTGCCGCTCGTCATCTACAACAATCCGAGCACGACAAAATTCACCTTCAGCCTCGACCTTATCGAACGACTGTCGCAACTGCCGACAGTGGCGGCCGTGAAGATGCCGCTTCCCGCCGCGGGCGATTTCGCCGGCGAAATCGCCAATCTGCGCCGGCGCACGCCGCCGGGTTTCTCCATCGGCTACAGCGGCGACTGGGGCGCGGCCGACGCGCTGCTGTCCGGCGCCGATGCCTTCTACAGCGTTGTCGCGGGGCTTCTGCCGACACCGGCACTGGCGCTGACCCGTGCGGCGATGGCCGGAGATGCCGAGGAGGCCAGGCGCCTCGATACCGCTTTCGAACCGCTCTGGGTGCTGTTCAAGCAATTCGGCAGTTTCCGGGTAATGTATGCGATTGCCGCGGAACTCGGCCTCTTCCATGCCGCCCCGCCCCGCCCGGTTCTGCCGATCCCGGATGAGGCGCTGCCGCGGATGGCGGCAGCACTTGAGGCGTTGCAGGGGTAGCCGGAGGCCACACCGTCTCGGGTGGCGCACGGTCGCCCCCCTCTGCCCTGCCGGGCATCTCCCCCACATGGGGGGAGATCGGCAGAGCGATGCTCGCCTCACCAATTGCCGAAACCTGACGCAGGCGACGACGAGGCTCAGCCATTCTGTCAGCAATGGCGGTCAGCATCATGTGCAACATCTTGAGGTGGGATGCGCTTGCCACTGGCCGATCTCCCCCCTTGTGGCGGAGATGGCCGGCAGGCCAGAGGGGGGCTGGCCAGGCTCATACTGAACCGCAGGCCATTCTCCCCGCCGGCGCGGCGCCACTCAAAACCCTTCCAGCACCAGCTTGCCGCGCGCCTTGCCGCTTTCCAGCACGGCATGCGCGGCCTTCAAGGTCTCGGCATTGATCGGGCGCATCACCTCGGTCAGCGTCGTTCGGATCTTGCCCGCTTCGATGAGCGCCGAGACGTCGTTCAACAGGCGGCCCTGCTCTGCAATATCCGCCGTCTGGAACATCGAGCGGGTGAACATGAACTCCCAGTGGACCGAGACGGACTTGCGCTTGAAGGGCATGATATCGGCCACCGCCGGATCGTCGATCAGGCCGAAGCGGCCCTGCGGGGCGATGAGGTCGGCGATGTCGGCGAGATGCAGGGCGGTCTCGGTGGTCGAGAAGACGAAACCGGGCTGGCCAAGCCCAAGCTCCGCCACCTGCGGCGCGAGCGGCTTGCTGTGATCCACGACATGATGGGCGCCGAGTTCGCGCACCCAGGCTTGCGTCTCGGGACGCGAGGCGGTGGCGATCACCGTGAGATCCGTCAGCGCGCGCAGAAGCTGGATAGCGATTGAGCCGACGCCGCCTGCCCCGCCGATGACGAGCACCGCGGGCGCCGCACCGGGAACGGGCTTTTCCACCTGAAGCCGGTCGAACAGCATTTCCCAGGCGGTGATCGCCGTCAGCGGCAGGGCCGCGGCCTCCGGATGGGTGAGCGAAGCCGGCTTGCGCCCGACGATGCGCTCATCCACCAGATGATATTCGCTGTTGGCGCCCGGCCGGTCCAGCGCGCCGGCATAGAAGACCTTATCGCCGACAGAAAAATGCGTCGCCTCGTCGCCGACCGCAACGACCTCGCCCGAGACGTCCCAGCCCAGCACCTTCCAGGCGCCCGGCTCGGCAGACGCGCGCGTGCGCACCTTCGTATCGACCGGGTTCACCGAAACCGCCTCGACCCTCACCAGGAGGTCACGCCCCTTTGCGGTAGGCGTTTCGAGGTCGACATCCACCAGGGCGTCGGGACGATCGAGGGATCCGGCAGTCTGATAGGCCACGGCTTTCATTGGTCAGCTCCATGCGGTTTGTTGTGCTGAGAGCTATATGTGCCTACAATCGCCAAAGTGGAATACGCACAAATATCGACCATAGTGTCGAAAAGGATACCGTCATGGGCAAGGCACGCCATTCCCGCTTCGACTGTAGCCCCGGCTGTTCGGTGGAGGCCGCCATTGCGCTGATCGACGGCAAGTGGAAATCGGTGATCCTGTTTCACCTGATGGAGCACACCCTGCGTTTCAACGAGATCCGCCGGCAGATCCCCAATGTGACGCAGCGGATGCTGACCAACCAGCTGCGGGAGCTGGAAGAGGACGGGCTGATCAGCCGAAAGGTTTATGCGCAGGTGCCGCCGAAGGTGGAATACAGCCTGTCTGATCTCGGCCGCAGCATGGCGCCGGTCCTGATGGCGTTGAAGGCCTGGGGCGACGCCCATATCGGCCTCTATGGCAAGCCGGTCGTGGTTTCGGACGAAAGCTCGGAGGCCGCCTGACCTTACGGTTTCACGGCCATCCAGATGACGTGGCGCGCGCCGCTGCGCTTGGTGCTGGCGCGCACGGTGAGCGCCTCGGCGGCAAAGCCGCACTCCCGCAATCGCCGGGTAAAGCGGTCGTCCGGTCCCGATGACCAGACCCCCAGCACGCCCTTTGGCCGCAGCGCCAGGGAGGCCGCGTGCAAGCCAGCGTGATCGTAGAGGCTGTCATTGCTGGTGCGGGTCAGCCCGTCAGGACCGTTATCGACATCCAACAGGATGGCGTCGAAGCGCGTCTTTGATTCCCGGATCAGGGCGCCGACATCACCCAGATGCACGCTGACGCGCGGATCGTCGAGCGAGCCCTTGAACACCTCGGCCATTGGGCCGCGTGCCCAGGCGACCACCTCCGGCACCAGTTCCGCCACGATGATCTCGGCCCCCGCCGGCAGCACGGCAAGCGCTGCCCGAAGGGTAAAGCCCATGCCGAGACCGCCGATCAGCACGACGGGCCTCTGTTGATGGGTCAGGCGCTCTGCCGCCAGCGTCGCCAGCGCCTCTTCCGAACCGCTGAGGCGGCTGTTCATCAACTCATTGGCGCCGAGCATGATGGAGAATTCCTGTCCGCGCTGCTTCAGGCGCAGTTCGGCGGTATCGCCTGGCACTTTGGCGCTGTCGAGCTGGATCCAGGGCAGCATTGAAAACTCTCCGGAAGGGATGAAACGAAAACCGCCCGCAAGCGGGGCCTGCGGGCGGCTGAATATTACTCTTCTGCGTTCACGCAGAGGGGCGGCTTGATCAGCCGACGATTTCGGTTTCAGCGAACCAGTAGGCGATTTCCTGGGCAGCGGTTTCCGGAGCATCCGAACCGTGAACCGAGTTTTCGCCGATCGAGAGGGCGAACATCTTGCGGATGGTGCCTTCGTCGGCATTGGCCGGGTTGGTGGCGCCCATGATTTCGCGGTTCTTCAGGATGGCGTTTTCGCCTTCGAGAACCTGAACGACCGTCGGGCCGGAGGTCATGCCTTCGACCAGTTCGCCGAAGAAGGGACGCTCCTTGTGCACGGCGTAGAAGCCTTCGGCTTCGCGCTTGCTCATCCAGACGCGCTTGGAGGCGATGATGCGCAGGCCATTGTCTTCGAAGACCTTGGTGATGGCGCCGGTCAGATTGCGCTTCGTTGCATCGGGCTTGATCATGGAGAAGGTGCGTTCGATCGCCATAGCGGAAAGTCCTTGTTCTTCAGGGATAAGTGGGCGGTGTTTAGCCGCCCCGAATCACGAAGACAAGGGGGAAAGGCGAATTTCACGCAGGCTTCATGAAGAGCGCGCGTTGCCGCTTTCAGGCAACCGCCCGGCCCATGCCCTGATGCAGGTCGAGGCAGCGCTCGAACCAGTCCGCAACCGGATGATCGGCCGGCAGAAGCGACAATCCGGTGGTGACACGCGCCCATTGCAGCGCGCCGAACAGGATGTAATCGGCAAAGAGCGGCGTGTCGCCGCCGAGATAGGGGTGGAATTTCAGCGCGAACCGAACCGGCTCCAGCTGCGACACCAGATGGACAAGCGCCTCGTCGCGGCCGGCAGAAAATTCCTCCAGCGACCGGCCAAGGCGAGCCTCGCGGCTTTCGCGGAAATAGCGCTGGTCGGTTTCGGCGAGCATGTCATGAATGTCCTTCACCGCAACCCGGGTCAGCAGCGGGTGGACCACCATCTGCGAAAACCCTTCGACGAAGCGCGCCAGCACCTTGCCGCCCTCCCCGCCGAACAGCGTCGGGCGATCCGGATAGGTCTCCTCCAGGTAAAGGGCAATGTCAAAGCTGTCGCGCACCAGATGGTCGCCATCCTTCAGGATCGGCACCGTCTTGGAGAAGCCGTTTTCGAGCTTCGGGATTTCGGTGAAGGCCACCGGCTTTTCGATGAAGTCGAGCCCCTTGTGGGCCAGCGCCATTGAGACCTTCCAGCAATGCGGCGAAAACGGGCGGCTCTCGTCGCGGCCGCACAGGGAATAAAGAATGCGTGTCATGGTGTCCGGCTCCCGTGGCAGGTGATGGCTTGCCCGCACTTTGTAGACAAACCGGTCGCGCGATCAAATCAGGAAATTTCATCGGTCACATCACACCCGGTGTCAGGTTTTGCATCTAGACTGGCCATCAACGTTTCAAGGAGACTGCCATGCTTCGCCATTTCCAGATGTTTGCCGATTACAATCGCTGGGCCAATGCCCGTGTCTATGATGCCTGCGCCCAGCTCAGCGATGCCGAGTTTCGCGCCGACAAGGGCGCCTTCTTCGGCTCGGCACAGCGTACGCTGAACCATCTGCTCGCCGCCGACCGGATCTGGCTGAAGCGCTTTACCGGCAGGGGAGAAGCGCCGGCCTCCCTCGACGCGGTCCTGTTCGAGGATTTCGCCGACATGCGTGCCGCCCGCGAGGCCGAGGACCGGCGGATCATCGACTGGGTGAACAGCCTGACGAACGACGATCTCGGTCGCATCGTTTCCTATTCCCCGATCACCATGCCGACGAAGATCGAGCAGCCGCTCGGCCCGGTGCTCACGCATATCTTCAATCACCAGACCCATCACCGCGGCCAGGTGCATACGATCCTGACCAGTCTCGGCAAGCCGAGCCTCGTGCTGGATCTCATCTATTTCCTGCGCGACGAGGGCGAACGCTGGCAATAGCGTCAGCGCGGC contains:
- a CDS encoding zinc-binding alcohol dehydrogenase family protein, yielding MKAVAYQTAGSLDRPDALVDVDLETPTAKGRDLLVRVEAVSVNPVDTKVRTRASAEPGAWKVLGWDVSGEVVAVGDEATHFSVGDKVFYAGALDRPGANSEYHLVDERIVGRKPASLTHPEAAALPLTAITAWEMLFDRLQVEKPVPGAAPAVLVIGGAGGVGSIAIQLLRALTDLTVIATASRPETQAWVRELGAHHVVDHSKPLAPQVAELGLGQPGFVFSTTETALHLADIADLIAPQGRFGLIDDPAVADIMPFKRKSVSVHWEFMFTRSMFQTADIAEQGRLLNDVSALIEAGKIRTTLTEVMRPINAETLKAAHAVLESGKARGKLVLEGF
- a CDS encoding dihydrodipicolinate synthase family protein, which encodes MLEGLSAFPPTPTDAEGTVQAEALARLIDRLATAGVDSIGLLGSTGGYAFLSREERRRAVEIAREAVAGRTPLIVSVGALRTDAAEALARDAQQAGADGLLLAPVSYTPLNEEEVFQHFVAVAGASDLPLVIYNNPSTTKFTFSLDLIERLSQLPTVAAVKMPLPAAGDFAGEIANLRRRTPPGFSIGYSGDWGAADALLSGADAFYSVVAGLLPTPALALTRAAMAGDAEEARRLDTAFEPLWVLFKQFGSFRVMYAIAAELGLFHAAPPRPVLPIPDEALPRMAAALEALQG
- a CDS encoding winged helix-turn-helix transcriptional regulator, with amino-acid sequence MGKARHSRFDCSPGCSVEAAIALIDGKWKSVILFHLMEHTLRFNEIRRQIPNVTQRMLTNQLRELEEDGLISRKVYAQVPPKVEYSLSDLGRSMAPVLMALKAWGDAHIGLYGKPVVVSDESSEAA
- a CDS encoding DinB family protein; translation: MLRHFQMFADYNRWANARVYDACAQLSDAEFRADKGAFFGSAQRTLNHLLAADRIWLKRFTGRGEAPASLDAVLFEDFADMRAAREAEDRRIIDWVNSLTNDDLGRIVSYSPITMPTKIEQPLGPVLTHIFNHQTHHRGQVHTILTSLGKPSLVLDLIYFLRDEGERWQ
- a CDS encoding glutathione S-transferase family protein translates to MTRILYSLCGRDESRPFSPHCWKVSMALAHKGLDFIEKPVAFTEIPKLENGFSKTVPILKDGDHLVRDSFDIALYLEETYPDRPTLFGGEGGKVLARFVEGFSQMVVHPLLTRVAVKDIHDMLAETDQRYFRESREARLGRSLEEFSAGRDEALVHLVSQLEPVRFALKFHPYLGGDTPLFADYILFGALQWARVTTGLSLLPADHPVADWFERCLDLHQGMGRAVA
- the ndk gene encoding nucleoside-diphosphate kinase — encoded protein: MAIERTFSMIKPDATKRNLTGAITKVFEDNGLRIIASKRVWMSKREAEGFYAVHKERPFFGELVEGMTSGPTVVQVLEGENAILKNREIMGATNPANADEGTIRKMFALSIGENSVHGSDAPETAAQEIAYWFAETEIVG
- a CDS encoding spermidine synthase — protein: MLPWIQLDSAKVPGDTAELRLKQRGQEFSIMLGANELMNSRLSGSEEALATLAAERLTHQQRPVVLIGGLGMGFTLRAALAVLPAGAEIIVAELVPEVVAWARGPMAEVFKGSLDDPRVSVHLGDVGALIRESKTRFDAILLDVDNGPDGLTRTSNDSLYDHAGLHAASLALRPKGVLGVWSSGPDDRFTRRLRECGFAAEALTVRASTKRSGARHVIWMAVKP